One Vallitalea pronyensis genomic region harbors:
- a CDS encoding sugar phosphate nucleotidyltransferase has product MKINSFLIDEEASMREAMEQLDRVSKKVLFVTRNDKFIAAISNGDIRRWILKKGNIDALVKDIANYNPKYLMESEKSNANEYMKENFIEGLPVLDSNMDIVSVVLWNEEEFGVEKNLEVPVVVMAGGLGTRLYPYTKILPKPLIPIGEIPIVEHIINRFHKLGAKEFHLIVNHKKNMIKAYFNEIDKEYSINYADEEEPLGTGGGLSLLKGKINSTFILSNCDILIEEDYEKIYKFHIENKNLITMVCSLKNIRIPYGVIEIGENGEIESMKEKPEFSFLTNTGMYIVEPKIIQDLEENKKVGFPDIIEKYKAEGERIGVFPIGENSWLDMGQLDEMEEMRRRLEHDE; this is encoded by the coding sequence ATGAAAATAAATAGTTTTTTAATAGATGAAGAAGCTTCAATGAGAGAAGCTATGGAACAGCTGGATAGAGTTTCTAAAAAAGTGTTGTTTGTAACAAGAAATGATAAGTTTATTGCTGCCATTTCAAATGGCGATATTAGACGTTGGATTCTAAAAAAAGGGAATATCGATGCTTTAGTGAAAGATATTGCTAATTATAATCCGAAGTATCTAATGGAATCTGAAAAAAGCAATGCGAATGAATATATGAAAGAGAACTTCATAGAAGGACTTCCAGTATTAGATAGTAATATGGATATCGTTTCCGTTGTATTATGGAATGAAGAAGAATTTGGTGTAGAAAAGAATCTAGAGGTGCCCGTAGTTGTTATGGCTGGGGGATTAGGGACGAGACTATATCCTTATACGAAAATTCTTCCTAAGCCTTTGATACCAATAGGTGAGATTCCAATTGTAGAACATATCATCAATAGGTTTCATAAGTTGGGAGCAAAAGAATTTCATTTAATAGTAAATCATAAAAAAAATATGATTAAAGCATATTTCAACGAAATAGACAAAGAGTATTCTATCAACTATGCTGATGAGGAAGAACCATTAGGAACAGGTGGAGGTCTTAGTTTGCTAAAAGGTAAGATTAATTCGACTTTTATCTTGTCAAATTGCGATATATTAATAGAAGAAGATTATGAAAAAATTTATAAATTTCATATTGAAAATAAGAATCTTATAACTATGGTGTGTTCTCTAAAAAACATAAGAATACCTTATGGGGTAATAGAGATTGGTGAAAACGGAGAGATTGAATCTATGAAAGAAAAACCAGAGTTTTCATTTTTAACAAATACGGGAATGTATATTGTTGAACCTAAGATAATTCAAGATCTTGAAGAAAACAAGAAAGTGGGGTTTCCTGACATCATTGAAAAGTACAAAGCTGAAGGGGAAAGAATTGGTGTTTTTCCAATTGGAGAAAATAGTTGGCTGGATATGGGCCAATTAGATGAAATGGAAGAGATGAGAAGAAGGTTAGAACATGATGAATAA
- a CDS encoding acetyltransferase: MMNNRILLIGGGGHCKSVLDSLITSFNFTDIAIIDTKENLGKEILNRKIIGTDDDLEKLFNYGYKNAFITVGSIGDTRLRRKLFEMLKKIGFNIPSIIDSSAIVSENAKLDRGIFIGKNAVINIGSVIGEGAIINTGTIIEHDCIVGEFAHIAPGTVLCGDVVIEENVHIGARAVIKQQIRIGNDSIIGMGSVVLNDIPPNSIAYGNPCTINWNKAKRKET, translated from the coding sequence ATGATGAATAATAGAATTCTTTTAATAGGTGGTGGAGGTCACTGTAAATCGGTTCTAGATTCATTAATTACATCATTTAATTTTACTGATATTGCAATTATTGATACTAAAGAAAATTTAGGTAAAGAAATATTGAATAGAAAAATAATCGGTACGGATGATGATTTAGAAAAATTGTTTAATTACGGCTATAAGAACGCATTTATTACAGTTGGCAGTATAGGAGATACTCGACTAAGGAGAAAATTATTTGAAATGCTTAAGAAGATTGGATTTAATATTCCAAGTATTATTGATTCATCTGCAATAGTTAGCGAGAATGCAAAATTAGATAGAGGTATTTTTATAGGTAAGAATGCAGTTATAAATATTGGTTCTGTAATTGGTGAAGGAGCAATTATTAATACGGGCACAATTATTGAACATGATTGTATTGTGGGTGAATTTGCCCATATTGCACCTGGGACAGTTCTTTGTGGAGATGTTGTTATCGAAGAGAACGTCCATATCGGAGCGAGAGCTGTTATTAAACAGCAGATTAGAATAGGAAATGATTCAATTATTGGAATGGGAAGTGTTGTTCTTAATGATATTCCACCAAATTCAATAGCATATGGGAATCCATGCACTATTAACTGGAATAAAGCGAAGAGGAAAGAAACATGA